In Oenanthe melanoleuca isolate GR-GAL-2019-014 chromosome 8, OMel1.0, whole genome shotgun sequence, a single genomic region encodes these proteins:
- the PTGER3 gene encoding prostaglandin E2 receptor EP3 subtype, which translates to MSPWQQRPPNGSAAGGLGPRGNGTGRGGAVSAAIPLSMMLAGMAGNALAMLLVSRSYRAKGSRRKRSFLLCIGSLALTDMLGQLLTSPIVISVYLSGRPWAAMDPSGRVCDFFGFSMTVFGLCPLLIASAMAVERALAIRAPHWYASHMSPRAARRGLLAIWALGVAFALLPLAGLGRYALQWPGTWCFISTAGGSAFAAAFAALGLLSLAVTGAGNLATIQALLARCRAKARAAQPGRRWGRIATETLLQLLGIMCVLAACWSPLLISMLRMVVEQAAGPSRGNARRWEQQEQQEQQEQQEWQQEQQEWHQEQQEWQQQECDLSLTAVRLASLNQILDPWVYLLLRRILLQHLCQAASALCKGSSRDRDGDRDRDITLTHQTHLCQAASALCKGSSRDRDGDRDRDRDITLSHQIPQTAA; encoded by the exons AtgagcccctggcagcagcgGCCGCCCAACggcagcgcggcgggcgggctGGGCCCGCGGGGGAACGGCACGGGCCGGGGCGGCGCCGTGTCCGCGGCCATCCCGCTGAGCATGATGCTGGCCGGCATGGCGGGCAACGCGCTGGCCATGCTGCTCGTGTCCCGCAGCTACCGCGCCAAGGGCAGCCGCAGGAAGCgctccttcctgctgtgcaTCGGCTCCCTGGCGCTCACCGACATGCTGGGCCAGCTGCTCACCAGCCCCATCGTCATCTCCGTCTACCTGTCGGGCCGGCCCTGGGCCGCCATGGACCCCTCGGGCCGCGTCTGCGACTTCTTCGGCTTCAGCATGACGGTGTTCGGGCTGTGCCCGCTGCTGATCGCCAGCGCCATGGCGGTGGAGCGGGCGCTGGCCATCCGCGCCCCGCACTGGTACGCCAGCCACATGAGCccgcgggcggcgcggcgcggcctGCTCGCCATCTGGGCGCTCGGCGTGGCCTTCGCGCTGCTGCCGCTGGCCGGGCTGGGCCGCTACGCGCTGCAGTGGCCCGGCACCTGGTGCTTCATCAGCACGGCCGGCGGCAGCGCCTTCGCCGCCGCCTTCGCCGCGCtggggctgctgtccctggcgGTGACCGGCGCCGGTAACCTGGCCACCATCCAGGCGCTGCTGGCCCGCTGCCGGGCCAAGGCCCGCGCCGCGCAGCCCGGCCGCCGCTGGGGCCGCATCGCCACCGAGacgctgctgcagctgctgggcatcATGTGCGTGCTGGCCGCCTGCTGGTCACCGCTCCTG ATCTCCATGCTGAGGATGGTGGTGGAGCAGgcggccgggccgagccggggCAACGCGCGgcgctgggagcagcaggagcagcaggagcagcaggagcagcaggagtggcagcaggagcagcaggagtggcaccaggagcagcaggagtggcagcagcaggagtgtgACCTGTCCCTGACCGCTGTCCGCCTGGCCTCCCTCAACCAGATCCTGGACCCCTGGGTGTACCTGCTGCTGCgcaggatcctgctgcagcacctctgccaggctgccagCGCCCTCTGCAAgggctccagcagggacagggatggggacagggacagggacatcacCCTGACCCACCAGACCCAcctctgccaggctgccagCGCCCTCTGCAAgggctccagcagggacagggatggggacagggacagggacagggacatcacCCTGTCCCACCAGATCCCCCAGACTGCAGCCTGA